The genomic region AGAAGGTCGTCGCGGCTGCCCGCACCCGGGTCGCCGCGCGCCAGCACAAGGAGGCGCAGCGTCGCAAGACCGCGCTGGAGACCTCCTCGCTGCCCGCCAAGCTGGCCGACTGCCGCAGCGACGACGTCGAGCGCAGCGAACTGTTCATCGTCGAGGGCGACTCGGCGCTCGGCACCGCCAAGCTGGCCCGCAACTCCGAGTTCCAGGCGCTGCTGCCGATCCGCGGCAAGATCCTCAACGTCCAGAAGGCCTCGGTCTCGGACATGCTGAAGAACGCCGAGTGCGCGGCGATCATCCAGGTGATAGGAGCCGGCTCGGGGCGGACCTTCGACATCGACCAGGCCCGCTACGGTCGGGTGATCTTCATGGCCGACGCCGATGTCGACGGCTCGCACATCCGCACCCTGCTGCTGACGCTCTTTCAGCGCTACATGCGGCCGATGATCGAGCAGGGCCGGGTCTTCGCCGCCGTCCCGCCGCTGCACCGGATCGAGCTCACCAACCCCAAGCGCGGCCAGGAGAAGTACCACTACACCTACTCCGACGGGGAGCTGCGCCGCACCCTGCTGGAGTTCCAGGCCAAGGGCCTGCGCTGGAAGGAGCCGGTCCAGCGGTACAAGGGGCTGGGCGAGATGGACGCCGACCAGCTGGCCGAGACCACCATGGACCCGCGCTACCGGATCCTGCGCCGGATCAACCTGGCCGACCTGGAGGCCGCTGAGAGGACCTTCGACCTGCTGATGGGCAACGACGTGGCGCCGCGCAAGGAGTTCATCGTGGACTCCGCCGCCACCCTGGACCGGTCGCGCATCGACGCCTGAGTGCGGGCCGGACCGGCCGGCTGAGCAGGGCGAGGGGGCTCTCCACCCACGGGTGGAGAGCCCCCTCGGCGTTGAATCAACCCTGGAGCCGATCAGCGGGCGCAGCGGAATCCGTAGCGTCGTAGCTGTCAGAAACCCCTCCAGCAGGGAACCCCTCCAGTCGGGACGGAGCAGACCAATGGTCGGCCTTGTCAACATCCTCGTCATCCTCGCGGTGGTCGCGCTCATCGCGCGCCGTCAGTTCCAGGCGCGGAAGATCGACACCGAGCGCCGCTTCTGGCTGCTGCCGCTGATCCTCGGAGCCCTGGCCCTGCGCGATCCGCATCTGATCGATCCGGCGCACAAGACCGCGGCGATCGCGCTGCTGGCCGGCTCGGTCGTGGTCGTGCTGGCCATGGGATCGGTCTGGGGCTGGACGGTCAGGCTCTGGCACGAGAGGGACGGAAGCATCTGGGCCAAGGGAACCGCCGCGACCGTCGCCGCCTGGGCCGGACTGATAGCCATGCGGGTCGGCCTGTACGGGCTCGGCTCCGCACTCCACATCCACCAGAGCTCGAACGCGCTGCTGCTCACCCTCGGCGTGCTGCTGCTCACTCGTGGTGTCGTGGTGAACTGGAGGGCCCGCGCACTGGACGCCCCGCACTCCCTGCGCGCGGTGGCCTGAGGCACCGTCACCATCGTGGAAGGATCGCTCGTGCAGTTGGAGACCTGGACGCGCTGGCCCTCGCGGGAGGCACTGACCCGCGAGCAGCGCTCCCGGCCCGGCCTTGTGCTCTCGTTCGCCGGTCGACTCGCCCTGTTGCTGACGGTGGTCCTGGGAACCGTCACCAGCAGCCGGTTCACCGGCGGGGCCGCAGTGGTCTCGGCCCTGGGCCTTGCGGCCACCGCAGTGCTCGTCCAACTGCTCTTCCGAACCACGCGTCGGCACCAGATCAGCTGGGCCCTGGCCGCTGTCGCCCAACTGCTGCTCCTCGCGCCGATCGTGCACCACACAGGCGCCGTCATGCTGGCGAACGTCATCTGGTGCGCCCTCGCCGTCCTCGCCCTCATCCGACTTCCGCTGGTGGCCGCGGTGCCGGTCTGCGCGGGGGCGCTGGTCTCCTACGCGGTGGTCAGTGGTGACAGCTACCTGGCGCTGATCGCCACGGTGGTGGGGCTCGTCTTCCTGGGATACCTGGTACGCCTGGACTCGGAGGCACGGGGCACCGCACAACGGTTGCTCCAGCAGGAGCGGGCTGCCCGGGCGGCCGAGGCGGAGAGCGCGGCCCTCGCGGAGCGGGCCAGGATCGCCCGGGAGATCCACGACGTGCTCGCCCACAGCCTCTCCGCCCAGTTGGTCCACCTGGAAGCCGCCCGCCTGATGCTGGACAGCGGGGCCGATCGGGGTCAGGTCAGGGAAAGGGTGGTGGCAGCCCGTCGAATGGCCCAGGACGGACTCAAGGAGACCAAGCAGGCGCTCTCCGCCCTGCGCGGCGAGTTCACCGCAGTCGGCGAGTTCCTGCTCGACCTGACCGAGCGCGAGCAGGTCCCACTGACCGTTACCGGTACACCGCGTCCGCTCGGTGCCGAGGTGGGCCTGGCGGTGCGCAGGACGGCCCAGGAGGCCCTGACCAACGTCCGCAAGCACGCTCCTCGGGCCGTGTGCACGGTGGAACTGCGTTATCTGACCACGGAGGTGGAGTTGGAGATCCGCAACACGGCAGCAGGGACTGCTCAGGTGTCGGCCGAGTTGGCCGGCAGCGGCAGCGGGTACGGTCTGTTGGGGATGCGTGAGCGGGCCGAACTCCTGGGAGGAAGCCTGCGAGCCGGACCGGACGGTGACGGCTGGCTGGTCCTCCTGCGGTTGCCCGTCTGACGGCAGGGGTCGGCGGGACCGGGTGGGCGCAGCGGCAAGGCTCAGCGCAACCCACCGGAACCCAGCAGACCCCAGCGGAACCAGTGGACAGGGCAGGACGGACGAATGAGCGAGCCGAGCGGTAGCCGAAGCGCGGAAGGGGTGACGCGCGTACTGGTCGCGGACGACCAGACCGTGGTGCGCGAGGGCATTGTGATGCTGTTGGGGCTGCTGCCCGGCATCGAGGTGGTCGGAGCCGTGGCGGACGGAGAGGAGGCCGTCCGCCTGGTGGCCGAGCGGCAGCCGGACGTCGTCCTGATGGACCTTCGAATGCCGCGCTGTGACGGAGTGGAAGCGACCCGACGGATCCGCGCCGACCATCCGAGGACGGAGGTGGTCGTACTGACCACGTATGCGGATGACGACTCGCTGTTTCCTGCGCTTCAGGCCGGCGCCCGTGGCTACCTCACCAAGGACGCCGGCGCGGAGGAGATCGCAAAGGCGATCGCGGACGTGCGGGCGGGGGCGGCAGGTCTGTCCCCGCAGGTCCAGCGCCGGCTCCTGGAACGGCTCGCGCCGCCGTCATCCACGCATTCGCCGTCACCCAACAATTCACTGTCACCCACCCATTTGCCGGATCCCACCCATTCCTCGCCCACCCATTCGCCGTCACCCGCGCAATCGCCGTCACCCATTCAGCAGCGTCCGCTCCCGGATGGCCTAACTGCCCGTGAGGCCGAGGTTCTCTCGCTGATCGCCGAAGGGCTCTCCAACAGCGAGATTGCCGAGGCGCTCTTTGTCAGCCCGGCCACGGTGAAAACACATATCAACAACCTCTTTGCCAAGACTGCGGTACGAGATCGGGCACAAGCGGTCAACTATGCATTTCGGCATGGCCTGTCTCGGAGCTCGCAAACCGACTGATCTCACCTTATTGAGTGAAAGGCCTGGCCGAATGTCACAAATCGGTTTCTGACGCGCCATCATAGGACCGTCAGGGCGCCGTCAGTACGCCGAATGGATCTTCGGGGCGGGTCGTCCGGAGTGCCCGGTGCCGATACCGAAAGCCCACCGCAGCCACCGCTCGGTGGTGCATCCTGGGCCAGGAGCAGCATTGGCACAGCACGAAGTCACCGGCTCAGCCGGTCGGACGCCCCGACAGGGACAGCGTTTCGACTGGTGGTCCGCCCCCGGAGCGGCAGGCTCTTCCGGAGCGGCCCGGCGCAACACCAAGAGGCCTGCAGTTACTACGCCACCCATCCTTCCCGCGCAGTCATCCGTGCGCCGGGCCGAATCTTCCAGCGTCCCGGCGGCGGTAGTTCGGCAACTGCCTCCGGGGGGACCGCTGGAGGAGCAGCGGCAGGATTCGGCTGCGGCCGAGGTCTATCGAGAAGTTCAGCAGAGTGCGGCCTTCCGGGAGATCCGTCGCAGCTACCGAAGCTTTGTCTTCCCGGCCACGGGGATCTTTCTCGGTTGGTACCTGCTCTATGTGACCGCCCAGGCGGCCGCACCGGAGCTGATGCGCATTCAGCTGCTCGGCCCGCTCAGTGTGGCCTGGCTACTCGGCCTTCTGCAGTTCGTCTCCACTTTCGTGATCACCTGGCTCTACTCCCGCAACGCCCGCACCAGGCGCGACCGAGCAGCCCTCGGCCTGCGCTGGGACACTCAGGACCAGCTCCGATGACACCGATGACTCCGGTGACACAGTTCACCGACTTCGCCCTCGCAAGCACCGCCGCCACCACCACCCTTCACCAGCCCCTCGCCCCGCACCAGCCCCTCGCCCCGCACCAGCCCGGTGATCAGCACCACGGGCTCGCGATCGTGCTCTTCGCGTTGGTGGTCGTGGTAACCCTGGCCATCACCCTCTGGGTGGGGCGCCGAGGGCAGGTGGCCGAGGACTTCTACGCCGGCGGGCGGGACTTCGGCCCACTGCAGAACGGCATCGCGCTCTCCGGCGACTACCTCTCCGCCGCGTCCTTCCTCGGTGTCACGGGCCTGATCGCGCTGTACGGCTACGACGGCGTCCTCTACAGCATCGGCTTCCTGGTCGCCTGGCTGGTGGTGCTGATGTGGGTGGCCGAGCTGGTCCGCAACACCGGCCGGTACACACTGGCCGACGTGCTGGCGACGCGGATGCGCCAGCGCCCGGTGCGGGCCGCGGCCGGTACCGCCAGCGTGGTGGTCACCTTGCTGTACCTGATCGCCCAGATGGTCGGTGCGGGCTCACTGGTTGCCCTGCTGCTCGGCACCACCGGGGCGGCTGCCAAGACCTGGACCATTGTGGCCGTCGGCGCCCTGATGATCATTTATGTGACGGTCGGCGGGATGCGGGCCACCACCTGGATCCAGATCGTCAAGGCCCTGATGCTGATGACCGGTGCCGTGCTGCTCACCGGCTGGGTGCTGGTGCACTTCCACGGCAACCTCGCCGACCTGATGCACTCGGCCGCCCGGGGCAGTGGCCACGGTCAGAAGTACCTGGAGCCCGGCCTCAAGTACGGAGCCACCACCACCAGCCGGCTCGACTTCGTGAGCCTGGGCCTGGCTCTGGTGCTCGGCACGGCGGGCCTGCCGCACATCCTCTCCCGCTTCTACACGGTGCCCACCGCCCGGGCTGCCCGCCGTTCCACGATCTGGGCGATCGGACTGGTCGGCTGCTTCTACCTGATGACCATCGTGCTGGGCCTTGGTGCCACCGCGCTGGTCGGCTCCAAGGCGGTGAAGGCCGCCAACTCGGCAGGGAACACCGCTGTTCCGCTGCTGGCGCTGAACCTCGGCGGCGGCGAGGGGAGCACCGGCGGCACGCTCTTCTTTGCCGTCACCTCGGCGATCGCCTTCGCCACCATCCTCGCGGTGGTGGCCGGCCTGACCCTGGCCTCCTCCGTCTCCTTCGCCCATGACCTCTACGCCCAGGCCTTCCGTCGGGCCGACCGGCCTGCGGTGACGGACCGTCAGGAAGTGCTGGTGGCACGGCTGGCGGCGGTGGTGATCGGTGGCCTGGCGATCGCGCTGAGCCTCTTCGCCCAGCGGCTGAACGTCGCCTTCCTGGTCAGTCTGGCCTTCGCGGTGGCCGCCTCCGCCAATCTGCCCACGCTGCTCTACAACCTCTTCTGGCGCCGCTTCACCACCCGGGGCGCCTGCTGGGCCACGTACGGCGGGCTGGTGCCGGCGCTGGTGCTCGTGATCTTCTCGCCGGTGGTCTCCGGCTCCAAGACGGCGATGTTCCCCGGTGTCGACTTCCACTGGTTCCCGCTGGAGAACCCCGGCCTGATCTCCATCCCGCTGGGCTTCCTGCTCGGCTGGGTCGGCACGGTCAGCGGCGAGGAGCGGGCGGACGCCGACAAGTTCGCCGAACTGGAGGTCCGTTCGCTGACCGGCGCGGGCGCCGTCTGACGCCGCCCAAGCCAAGCGGGGCACGGCCCCGGCACACGTGAGGACGCCCGGGCGCGATGGGGGAAGCGCGCCCGGACGTCCGGCTTATTTTGGGGGCCTTCGGGGGTTACTTGGCCTTCTGCACGTACGCGTTGGTGTAGGTCTTGGACAGGTCGACGGTGCGACCCTTGACCGTCGGGTCGAAGGCGGAGAGCACGTTGAGGACGGTCTGCGGGCCGTCGGAGGGCATCACACCGTCCGGCGAGTACATCGCCTTCTCGTTCTCCAGTGCCTTGACGTAGACGTCCTTGCCGACGCCCGCGTAGTAGTCGGCCGGCATCTTGTCGGTGATCTCCGCCGGGCTGTGGCCCTGGATCCACTTCAGCGTCTCGACGAAGGCGTTGGCCAGCT from Kitasatospora azatica KCTC 9699 harbors:
- a CDS encoding CcdC protein domain-containing protein, with the protein product MVGLVNILVILAVVALIARRQFQARKIDTERRFWLLPLILGALALRDPHLIDPAHKTAAIALLAGSVVVVLAMGSVWGWTVRLWHERDGSIWAKGTAATVAAWAGLIAMRVGLYGLGSALHIHQSSNALLLTLGVLLLTRGVVVNWRARALDAPHSLRAVA
- a CDS encoding sensor histidine kinase, translated to MQLETWTRWPSREALTREQRSRPGLVLSFAGRLALLLTVVLGTVTSSRFTGGAAVVSALGLAATAVLVQLLFRTTRRHQISWALAAVAQLLLLAPIVHHTGAVMLANVIWCALAVLALIRLPLVAAVPVCAGALVSYAVVSGDSYLALIATVVGLVFLGYLVRLDSEARGTAQRLLQQERAARAAEAESAALAERARIAREIHDVLAHSLSAQLVHLEAARLMLDSGADRGQVRERVVAARRMAQDGLKETKQALSALRGEFTAVGEFLLDLTEREQVPLTVTGTPRPLGAEVGLAVRRTAQEALTNVRKHAPRAVCTVELRYLTTEVELEIRNTAAGTAQVSAELAGSGSGYGLLGMRERAELLGGSLRAGPDGDGWLVLLRLPV
- a CDS encoding response regulator transcription factor, translated to MSEPSGSRSAEGVTRVLVADDQTVVREGIVMLLGLLPGIEVVGAVADGEEAVRLVAERQPDVVLMDLRMPRCDGVEATRRIRADHPRTEVVVLTTYADDDSLFPALQAGARGYLTKDAGAEEIAKAIADVRAGAAGLSPQVQRRLLERLAPPSSTHSPSPNNSLSPTHLPDPTHSSPTHSPSPAQSPSPIQQRPLPDGLTAREAEVLSLIAEGLSNSEIAEALFVSPATVKTHINNLFAKTAVRDRAQAVNYAFRHGLSRSSQTD
- a CDS encoding DUF485 domain-containing protein is translated as MRRAESSSVPAAVVRQLPPGGPLEEQRQDSAAAEVYREVQQSAAFREIRRSYRSFVFPATGIFLGWYLLYVTAQAAAPELMRIQLLGPLSVAWLLGLLQFVSTFVITWLYSRNARTRRDRAALGLRWDTQDQLR
- a CDS encoding solute symporter family protein, with translation MTPVTQFTDFALASTAATTTLHQPLAPHQPLAPHQPGDQHHGLAIVLFALVVVVTLAITLWVGRRGQVAEDFYAGGRDFGPLQNGIALSGDYLSAASFLGVTGLIALYGYDGVLYSIGFLVAWLVVLMWVAELVRNTGRYTLADVLATRMRQRPVRAAAGTASVVVTLLYLIAQMVGAGSLVALLLGTTGAAAKTWTIVAVGALMIIYVTVGGMRATTWIQIVKALMLMTGAVLLTGWVLVHFHGNLADLMHSAARGSGHGQKYLEPGLKYGATTTSRLDFVSLGLALVLGTAGLPHILSRFYTVPTARAARRSTIWAIGLVGCFYLMTIVLGLGATALVGSKAVKAANSAGNTAVPLLALNLGGGEGSTGGTLFFAVTSAIAFATILAVVAGLTLASSVSFAHDLYAQAFRRADRPAVTDRQEVLVARLAAVVIGGLAIALSLFAQRLNVAFLVSLAFAVAASANLPTLLYNLFWRRFTTRGACWATYGGLVPALVLVIFSPVVSGSKTAMFPGVDFHWFPLENPGLISIPLGFLLGWVGTVSGEERADADKFAELEVRSLTGAGAV